TCTCCTGCTATTAGGATGGTTTTGAACAAGTAGCAACAGAGGGCAGTtgttcaaaattaaattaaaatagataAAGTGGGTTGTGAAGAAGCATACAGCAATTACCATGAGGAAATTCCTTGTTCTGATGCATCTTTTGCAGGCTGAAAGAAATCTCTAATTTTTCATACTCCGAgtaaaagaatgagaaaattattCCCTTTCCCCCACCTACAAAGGGGGAGTGAGATATCAGTGTTGCTCAGTACCACATTCACTCATTCCACAGTAGGTGGGAATGTCACACATTGCTCCTGCAGGGCTGTTGGCTGGATCTAAAGGGATGGCAAACCTGAGGAGTATCAGCCCCACCACCCACACCTGCAGCAACTTACACACAATCATAGGGATAGGATGCCAGGGGTTCACCAAGAAACTCCTGGGCTTAGAGAGCAAGTAATGCCAGACTCGAAGGGGGAACAAAGGTTTCACTGGAAGGAAGAGCCAAGGCATGTCCAGAGCAAGCAGAGGAACAAAGCCAAGCTAGAATAAGATGAAGAAGACCTGACTGCagcaaaaaacaagaaactCTGAAAAGCTATTCTACTCTAACCAGAATCAGCTGAAGCCCTCCAAAGGCAGCCTTACTCCTGGCAGAGCACTATTTGTATCTCCCCTCTTATCTACATGCAGTAAAGTCCCACTAGTTTAGTTAGAGATGTAAGGCCACAGGCAGGAGGGTAagaaattaaatactttaatTAAAGACGATGAACACTCTTACACAGGATGTCAGAAATTCAGCACTAACATATAAGCTGTTCTGCTCTAAGCACAACACACATATACCTCCTTGTAATGCATGCCTCTTCACAGCCAACAGGATGTCTGAACATGGTCACAATGTAAACAATAAAGAGAAAGGACTTCTATCGCTTTTAATATACTGGCAAAGCCCAGAGAGACCACAACTACTTGTCTCAATATAACTGGGTAAATTGTCACAGAGGTATGCTCTAACATGTTAGAGACCAAAACCAGCTGCAAGGGTCTCTAGAGCATTGTTGGCTCTATTTATTTTGTGGGTTACACTTGGCCAACTccaatttaaaaatcaaagcaaaatgtttccCCACTCTTAACACCAAGTAGCAGATTTACTGAACTGAGCCCTTACTGGCAATGCAGTGATGTGAAAAGAGAGGACTATTTAAAAACCATCAAACAGAACAGACACATAAGACACAACCCCCCCTTCCCCAGTTTCCTCAGTACAGTGGGACGTACGTTCTTGCAACATTAACTCCAAAAGGCTGTTTCATacagctgcattttaaaaaccACTGAACAGGTGATACAGCTGGCCTCCTGGATTCAGTTCAGCAGATTTGCAGTTACACAGTCACACAGATTTCTCTTTTCCACTTGAAGAAGCAGTGTTTCTGTCTGTAAGAGGAAGGGACAAAAGCAACACCGAAAATGAAATGTCAGCTCTGTAAAACCAATTAGCTCCAAAGAAAAGTCAATTTTACTTCTGCTCTGAAATTTGGAATCAGTTGTATGAGATGAGTCTTAGCATAACAATCAGAGATATTGCTTTCTGTCTGCAAAGTAATTTAACTTCTGCATGATTAATTGGCAAACAAACATGGCAGCACTTCTCATGATATGAAGAAATTCAGCCTGgcatctgttcatttttttcacattagcACGTTTAATATGGGTATGTGTgctgctattttgtttttaatttgtcttcCTTACAGTCTTACTTCAATTGTGCACACTGGAGCATGAGCTATGAAGATAATGAGAGGCTTAAGGAAAACTCAAAAACCTACCAggatttctctttcatttaaaaataggcTCAAAAAATTAGAGTACTGCAGTCTGGTCTAACTACTGAAAGTTACACAGGGAAAACAAGGTATAATATACCCATTTTAACTTTTGTTTCGCTACTGTTATAGTTAACATGCTGTTAGCCTAAAAAAGACAATAGGTGCTGAGTTGGCATATGGAAATATAGTTAAAACATGTGGTGGGATTGCAGGCTTCTTTAAAAAAGGGAGTCCCAGGCTTGAAAGAAGTCCCTTCACCTGAATCAGGACTGCTGCCTGCAGAATTTTCTGGAGCAACAAGGTTGGGCTGGGAACTTCCCTGAGGAGGATATGATCTGAAATGCCCCCACCTGTGCAAGAAAGAGCTGAGAACTGGGGAAGGGACAGCACAGCTGCATAAAGATTTGTGAATCCTTCCTCTCTAACGCACAAGTTTTGCTCTTCCTGTCTGTGTTGAGGAACCTGTGGTGTCAATGGATGCATGatggagcacagtgctgccagaCAGCAAGATCATATCCTTATCCCTTACATGCATTCATCTCAGTCTATCATGATCCGAAGCTGTATTTGGGAATCAGTGTGATCCAAGATAGAACTTCCTCCTTACTGCTATGGGACAAACTAGCTGTGCAAAGCTTACGAAATTACTAGTTACTGTCTTAAGCAGTTACACAAAAAGGGGCACTACAAAGACTATCAGATCTAAATGCCAATGAAATCCACCCTTCACCTGCCTTTCTTGTGATTTTGGTATCAGATAGAAAGGCCACATGATTaaaggctatttttttttttttaagttatggCATCCATTGACCTACAGCAGCTAAAGGCAATCAGAGAAGAGCTGGGCTAAAACATCCTGCTTGAAGCCTGCCTTCTCTGTACAGGAAGAGGCATCTATTGGGCAGGTCTTCTTTTCAGCTGACAAATCATTCAACACAGCCCTGTGGTATTAAATCAGATATCACTTTTGATCATTTCAGCTACCCTGCAAGACTTGCTAATTACATGAAAGATACTCAGTCACCACCCTCTAACCATCTCCTCGACATCTTTTGCAATGGCTTGAATACGGGAAGCTGACAGCTTTGGAGTTAAGCCTCAAGGCTGCTTACCATCTTATATATCCTTAATAACATTTCCaagctttgtttttactttcatGGGTACATCTTACTTAATGGGCTTTGAATGTCCCAAATAACCACTGACagtttagaaagaaataaagaacagaatgaATGGCACTAAGTACATCTTTACTGACTATTTTGTGAGTGTGATTATAAAGTCATTTGCACAGAGATTTGTTATTATCCCCTTGGTGGGTCAAAGCacaccaaagaaataaaaaaagaaaattaaaaaaaaaacaacagggcAGAGCTCAGATTCTCAGCCTACAAAAAAGCTGCTATAATCcagctaaaaacaaaaaaacaaaaaacagatgcaGAGCTTTTTGAAGTTGTAATGCTATAGCCACAGAGCTATAGCTCTGAAAAATTGATTGGAATTTTTCAAGTGTTCATAGTGCAGATACATAGTGGATTGTGTAGCCCATGGACTGGATTTGTTTTATGGGAGCTATTTTTATTGCCTGTTCCCTGCTGATCTCTGTCTTGAGCAACTTGCAGATGCAGTAGGGGGCTGTCTGTATGCTGGTGGAATCGTTTTGATGGTAGCAGAGCACAGGATCCTTCTCCTAGTTTGTGATCAGAGCTGCACCTGCCAGATTCAATTATTAAGTGGAGAATCATGGCATTCACAGAAAAGATTCCTCAGAGTTGTTTATTGCAGTTATAACAGTCCAGCTTGCAGTCTGCTCCAAGGGGTCACCAGCAACAAAAAAGATGGATAATAGTACGTGGAAGGGCACAAACAAATCTGTACCTGCACAGGCAGCTGCCAGCCCCTCAGAGGTGGTCTGAGACCCATCTCTCACTGCATGAGGAAAATGTGTCCAGTCCATCAATTAATAAGTGATCATCACTTCAGTGTAGGTTACAAGCATTGCTTGTCTCGTAAAAAGAACAGGATATAGCTTATGACCTCCATAAAAAGTTATATGACCTATGCTGGAGTCATTCTGCTTTGTTAGACAACATGCAGATCAACACGGGGTCAAATTAAGTGTGAAAACTCTGAGCTGTCCAATAAAACTACAGAGTTTCCACTGTGCAGAACTGCAGAGTGAGATTTGCAGGAGGAAATTAATGGGAATTTCCTCTCTAAGCTTTTGGGAATCCCTCCCCCTCCAACACAGTTAAAAGCTGTTTAGTCATCAACTAAAATTCCTgcctgcaaagaaaaaagaatttttcaagGAAATGAGTGTCCCCAGTGGGAATATTAACAAAGGGCATTGTATTTTTGGGACAGAAAAATTTGCCCCAATCAGCAGCAAAACAGATCAAACCAgtcaaatgtaaaatatatatgtagCTGAAAGTAACTGTCTTAAAATACTCAATTTACATCAAATTGGGCCACAGCAGAACAAACATAAGAATTGAAACACTGTAGGCAGCATTTCTATGATCCAAGTAGTCCTCAAACAGTACATATTTCCATGTCTTTTGAAGATGCAGGCAGAATTTCTCAGTAACTGGAATAGGCCTGTTCTATCCAGGACTAAAGGAGCTCAATATGGATTCAATTGTTTGgatttgaaagcagaaagaaagtgaTAGATTTGTGGCAAGAACGTATCATGGAGCCACTTTTTCAGGCTTGCTGTCTAATCAACAGCTATGAAACTCAGCTTTAGGATATTCCTTTCCAACTGAACCTTTTTTTATAACctggtttcctttccttggctgtcttttattttattttgaaatggtAAAATACAGTTACTGTTTTGGGGCTCAGCTGCTCAGTCCTCATTATTAGCTTTCAGTTTTGGATAACTAGATTTTACAAAGCTTCACTCCTGACATGCAATCTGTAAGAATCATAAAGGTCACTTCCATAGCCAGACAACCAGAGAAGATTTTTGTACTctagatatttttaaatcaagattTAGAAATTCTAGTAAAAAGTTCAAGAGTTTTTAACAGAAGGAGAAGTTGTGATAGAACCACTTCTCAGCACAATTTGAACCTCTTGTTTTGGTTGTATTCAGCAGATGTATTCCTTAACAAGATTTCTTCTTGAAAGAGCCCAAAATATACTTGCCCTGTAACTactgaacagattttttttaactgcaaatCCATTACATACTGATTTGGTTTTGcttgaatgtttgtttttttgtagtATGTCACAATTCAAACCATCTTTATTCCTTCAGCAGCATTTTCATCATGCGCTCTGCTTGGAGTTACTTCAAAGtattcttcagaaatgtcaGTTTGCAGGCTTTGAACTGTGAATGAACTTGACCGTGGATGAGAATcacaaaaaaagtttaaatgcCTTCTGCTGAAAAACCTGTGCAAGATGCAGCACTTCACCTAAGGGGTACATGGGAGGTAGAGGAAAAGATGCCCTGCCAAGACGCTGCTATCTGacagcagctgggatgcagctaGTCACTGCAGCTGCAGTAGCAAGACTCAACTCCTCTCACAGAAGGGGGATACTTGGCAAATTCTCCACCCTGACTACAAGCCAAATAAGTTCTGTTTATGATACTATTCTAATTTGTGGCATGATTCATCTGATGCTTTACATCAGAGtgatgtaaaaagaaaataaatctatgAGACGATGTTTGCTCCCTTAGCCTCTCTCCAAGGACAGAAAGATGTGCAatagcatattttattttaatgtgttttttttgtttgagctGACCTTCTCTTTTTGGGCAAGAAATATGATGTTCTGACCTTACTCCCCCTCACATAAAAATTCATGTGTGCACTCAGCATTTGGAATGAGAATTGCAGTGCTAATGGCTCTAACTTGTCCAAGAGAAGGATAGAGAGCTTAGATCTGCCAGTTTACTCTTTACTTCCTAGTTTCTCTGATAACCCAACTGAGAACTCCACAGGTTACTGCTTGGAGGAATGAAATCTAATTACCCAGCATCACCTTAGAAGACAGGACGTTACAGTAACTGAGTGTCCAGTGTAAAATGCACCCACTTTATCTACTTGTATCCACAGCATTGTCTTCCGtaataaaagataaaatcaaaacaagaaacaacaacaacaacaaaaaaaacaaaaccaaaaagaagtTGAATGTTTCCTTACCCGTGTGTCTAGATTatatgctgttttctttaaatcctGCAGAGCCCTCTGCATGAACTCGAATGCATGGCAATCAACACAGGGACGGCCTAGGAGAGCATTTGGGAGAGAGCATGAAGTACTAAGTAGAAGGAATAAACAGTAAATCTGAGCATAACGGATTACAGAAGAAGGTCCACAGTGAATACTGACATACGTATTCTTAAATAATCCAGGTTTTTCTAAGATGTCCATCATGATGGTCCGCCCAATGTCTCAGTGGCAAAAGAATTACTCTGATAagtttgcattaaaaaataaatcatatttcttTCTCCACTGCTTCCTCCATCACTGTGccttacatatatatttttcctttcccactATCTCTCTTCTTTTGTCACAGTTTGTAGAAGTGTGGAAATACTAAATCTATAACTTGAGTCTTGCATTTTGTTCCACAGTCCCTGACCACATGTTCAACCTCATCTTCTCCAGAAATTTTCTCTAAAAACCATGACCCTACTTCCCAGGAAAATTCTGTCTGCTATTCTCACAAACTTGAACTTAAAACACAAAGCTAATGGAATACAATTGAGATCATTATCACTAAGATCACTTTGACTCCAACTTTGAATACAATACAGCTTTGTAGAAAGCTAGTGGAGCAAGCAGCAGATAAACACAATGCCCTATCATTAGAGGGTATTGCTGATAAGCAGAACAAAAGCTTCTGTTAAAGATAATTCTCGAATAATTGTAGAGTTTAAGATATCTAGATAATCCACACTTAAGGTCACAAGGCTTGCTTTGCCTTGATCATCATAACACAAAGCTGCAcagtaacagcagcagcacagaacctGAACAAATAGAGACATGATTTCTTAGAATTATGAGGCTCTACATACTCTCATTTGATTCTCAGTGTCTGTGCTTCTCTGAcaacttttcaggaaatattgGGCAAGTGGAACTCCGAGCACAGGCATAGTTTCTTTTTGAAGTCTGGTAAAGAAGAAAGGATAAAACCTAGACTGAGGTTGAAATATCCTGCAGTGTCTGTCAGCCTATTTTGCAAATGCACAATATTTGACTGATTAACAACATGCCTGTGATAAATTGGAGTTTGAGTTTGACCTGTGTGCTAACCAGCAGAGGGGGATCCTGCCTGCATGGAGAAAAGGAGTCAGCCTAATTCTTTAACTGGctggttaaaaataaataaataaaatggagagAGAGATAAAATAAACATCATGGATTAAAGactcctctctctctcactgTTGAATCATGACCCAACCTGAGTGTTACCATATATACACTAAATAAAAGGGCAGAACAGCACTTTCCACTTAAACAATTTGATGCATGGACCTGCTATTATGTTTATGACATAAATTAAACTCAGTACTGTTAGCAAAGGCTTAGATGGTTGAAGGTTGCAAGGCTAACAGTTGACAAGCTGCGCTTTCATGAATTCTTCATcgtgaaattttaaaataagaacttCTAACTTTACCAGGAATGAAACAAAAGATGATAGTCAACGCCAGATGAAATAAGTAAGTCCCAAGAATGCCTCTGAAAAGTAAAGATAGTGATTCATGGCATAGAAGAGACTAACACAAACGAGGGGCCgcacaaaataaaaagtgcaGAACATTGTTGGATTTCAGTTGCAAGGAAGACAGCAATAGGCAGGTACAAGGGTAAGAGACTAGAGAGCCCTGGATGAAGAGGGAAAACAATACATACTTTCAGATCAGAGTTTTAAAACAATATAAACAAGACACTTCCAAAACAGTCTGGATTATCTGGACAAGCTTCAATAATCTGGTGCCTTGCAACATTAAAGCTACAATATAAGTTGTAAGAGAAAGCTGTATTGTACATACTTTCAGCTGGTATGGCTGTTCCTGCTTCTTGATCAGATCTAGCAGGCTCCATGAGAAGTAGTGCAGCCACAAAAACTAAAGGAACTGTAAGGACCAGTCTTCTCAGAAGGCAGGGTAACAGCATCATGGGAATGGGTGCTTCTCTCTTTATCAAGAGACAGAAACAAGTCAGGGAGGAACATTACAAATACAAGGCTTGTTACAAAGAACTTTATGTTCCTAATGGCTAAAGCATTGGCAGTTCTcccttgaaagaaaagaaagaaacaaacaaaattatacAAAAAAGTAATCAGAAGATCTATAGCACAGACAGAAATTCTCTGCACTTTTCCAGAATAGCATATAAAACCCAACTGGGAATGTCCCTAGTTGTGAAGAAGACCAGAAGTCCCTGGTTTTGGTTTCATGTGAAGGCCAGGATGTCAGCAACTTCGCCCATACTGTGACTTCGGCCTTTTTCCTAACTACACAGTCAGAGACAAGAGCATGAATCTGGACTGCAGACTTGCTGTTAGACATTGAGATCAGGCTCGTAAGGATTTTTTTTGGAGCTGCCTAAAATTGACCTGAACCTCAAAATGAGTTTTTTGCCCACTGGTTTGCTTTACTGGTATACCATCTTTTTACAGGTACCACTATCACTAATTACCCACCACACTGATCCTAAAACCTTACTCCAGTATGAAAgcaactaaagaaaaatatttctgttaaacCTCTGCAAATTCATAGGTAGAGTGGTAAATACACCAAAACTCTCTAAACTTCTGTTTCCCTCTCCAATCCTAGGTTCAGATAATTTGTAGTCATCTATTTGTTCCCAAACATCACAGCTAGGTCACACCATGTCCTGAAGATAGGTATAATCTGGTCCTGCAACACCCTCCCTTAAATACAAATGTTAAAGTTTGATAAGTACAAAGGCATCAACAAAGTATTTTCTTGATCCAACGAGTAAACTGTTCAGAGCAAGAGGAAACACAGGAACCTTGGACTGGCTCAAGCTGCAACTGCCTGTTAGAGATTTCAATCACAAGCCTCAAGCACCCAAACTAATAAGGTGACCCTTAGTTCAGCCAAGTTTACCTACTGGTCCTGTATgttcaaggaaaagaaagaatcaaaTAAGATTGTAACAACACAATAAAATCcatgtgaagaatttctttagcTAAGTCCAGGAAAGCAGGACAACAGGCCATTTCTTCCTGATTTTTAAGTAGGTACCTACTAAAGGAAAGATACTGCATATGAACATCAAGTGCATGTGTGCCGAATGTGAGAACAGAATTCCTCTGAATAGCCTATAATTCACATTTGGAAGTGCAATAGAGGGAGACAGAAAGGGAAAGGTTCTTCCCCCATCTTGCCACAAATACAGAATTAACAAGTCTGCGCTTAGATATGTGCCAAGTCACTTTTTCAGACACAGCTAACCTGAAGCTGCAAATTCTGCACGAACACTTGCAGCCTGTGCAAACCAGCAATTAATTCAGGAAAGGTGCAGCATTACACACATTCCCTTCCTGTGCACCTCAATCTAAACACAGGATGAGAGGATGGCTCAGAAGAAAGACACATACAAGCACATACAGTGTAATAAATGTATTTGTGCTCATATCAAGCAATACATCTGATTATTTCTGTAACCACAGAACATAGTGTTTCCTATTCCTCTCACTATTTAGAAGCGATCTAATGTCatcctttttcttatttctacaATCCTTAAAATAAAGGGATTAAAATCCTAACGAGTGGCTCGgttattctgttttaattaatgATGACCTGAGATCAAAGCAAGTATAATCAAAGACACTAAGCTTTGCAACAGGGTGCAGCAGTGTTCCTAGTATCAGCACATTAGGACAGTATCAATCTCCTTCAAAAGCATCTAGTGCAGAAGCTTGCTGGTCAGTGAAGGCTGTTTTCATAGCACTATAGAGGTtcaaaaaaacaaggaagataGCTCAACTTTTTTCAGAGTAGCTCACACACTGCCCACCCCGGCCTCACTTCAGCTTCCCTTGTGAGCTGTGTTGCCAAATAATTGCTCCCTAAGTGCAGGAGCTACCTCAGGCCACGTCTAACAACTGCCTCTCAGTAATTCTACGGGAATTTGCTGTCTGTGAGGAATAATCATGACAGGATTCCAGGGTGGTCTCTCTCTCTGCAGCATAACCAAGAACAGAGACATGTGCATGGTCCTCTTTATAAGAGAAAAGTCACCCCCtccaacaaaggaaaaaatagcagtaCCTGATCTCTCTCTTGTCTTTGTGGTGGTCTCTTTGAAATGGCCGCTGCAAACTGCTAACAGAACAAGTGCAGCTTTCTGAGCATGTGCACTGTCTCTTTTTAACCTTCCCTGAAAGAGGTTATTACTATGGGGAGATTTCTGCCATGGCAACaatgcagagcactgcagcacagagcacagatttaAAGAGGAACAGGCTGTGTCTTCCAGGTCTGGGAAAGAATGTTTCTGCTTTGACATGGGAGTCCCAGCCGTGACTTCCCTGCTGTGGGTATGGTTTTTAAAGCTGGGCCACGTGAATCAGCTTATTTCAGTCCACTGAATGGTCTTTCCCAAGTCTGCTCAGCAGGATGCAGTGCCTAATTCAAGCAACATGCTCCCTCATGCCTGAAAATAATCATGGGATATTGCACTTGCTTTACGGGAAACTAGGAAAAGCTATTTGAGCTATTTGATTGTACGCAGGAACTGCAGTGCATGTCACAGCTGAGATTTTGGGGAAGGCCAAGAACTGTTCAGTCCAGAGTATGCCATGTGAAGTGTTCTGAGTTACAGGTTCGTAAGCACTCATGCACACCTTCCTGGATGTTTCTGCAATTCTAGCCTCAGAGCCATCAGAAACGGCTGCACATCAAAAGGCATTAAACTCTGAAAGGGAACTGGAGTCCAAATTCAGAGTAAACTTCACCTCCCTTTTCCAGCCTGCATCTCTGTTCTCTCTCAATATCTCATGAGCTATATTCCACAACAGCACACTGAAGGTGCTCTTGCTGAATGCAGTGCAGGCATGAACATAGAGGACTGAGTACAAAACTAATTTCAGAGGTTCCCCCATCAGAAATTAGACAGTACCAGTTGTTGTTCAAGTGAATGAGCacagctgatggcagctgcagtaCTGGGAAGCATGTTCAGATCTTCTAAGGGATCATGCTCTGTGTCTTAAAGGCTCTTATGGCAAAATCTGGGGGCACACTGTGCTCAGGAAAGTTGGGAACAATGTATTGTTTTCCATGAGCAGAAAGTCCGTTTTCAGAGTTAAGAATAAATTGCTGgctaacatttttctttccaacatGCTCTAAATCCTGTCTCTCTTGTATAGCCCTAGGGAACTGTTTTTGCTTCCATTAATTCAACTTTTCAAGTCATATGCTGAGATTTCTGGTTGTTCAGTGTGCAGCTATGATATGATATGAAGATCCTGCATCCATGGGCAATGTCAAG
Above is a window of Meleagris gallopavo isolate NT-WF06-2002-E0010 breed Aviagen turkey brand Nicholas breeding stock chromosome 4, Turkey_5.1, whole genome shotgun sequence DNA encoding:
- the C4H4orf48 gene encoding neuropeptide-like protein C4orf48 homolog, yielding MMLLPCLLRRLVLTVPLVFVAALLLMEPARSDQEAGTAIPAESRPCVDCHAFEFMQRALQDLKKTAYNLDTRTETLLLQVEKRNLCDCVTANLLN